From a region of the Pseudomonadaceae bacterium SI-3 genome:
- a CDS encoding FAD-dependent oxidoreductase, with protein MQTVQGSTMTTPQSAARAQHHASSYYAATTNRTLDLKPLQGELEADVCIVGGGFSGLNTAIELAERGLSVVLLEAHLIGWGASGRNGGQLIRGVGHDVEQFQPVLGDDGVDSLKRMGFEAVDIVRERIERYAIDCDLTWGYCDLATKQRHVEGFEADYADLQRLGYPHPLRLLPRDAMGEVIGSDRYVGGLIDRGSGHLHPLNLALGEAAAALSLGVQLYERSAVERIDYGQQVRVHTAQGSVRARQLVLAGNAYLGSLNKSLAGKVLPAGSYIIATEPLPEDVRQELLPQNMAVCDQRVALDYFRLSADGRLLFGGACHYSGRDPRDIAAYMQPKMLEVFPRLRNTRIDYQWGGMIGIGANRLPQIGRLPDQPNVYYAQAYAGHGLNATHLAGRLLGEAISGQLAGRFDLFSRVPHPTFPGGQRLRSPLLALGMLWHRLKDQF; from the coding sequence ATGCAAACCGTCCAAGGCTCGACCATGACCACCCCGCAATCAGCTGCTCGCGCGCAGCACCACGCGTCGTCCTACTACGCGGCCACCACCAATCGCACCCTTGATCTCAAGCCCTTGCAAGGCGAGCTGGAGGCGGACGTCTGCATCGTCGGGGGCGGCTTCAGCGGTCTCAATACGGCTATCGAACTGGCCGAGCGCGGCCTGTCCGTAGTGCTGCTGGAAGCCCACCTGATCGGTTGGGGTGCTAGCGGGCGCAACGGCGGACAGCTGATTCGTGGCGTGGGGCATGACGTCGAGCAGTTTCAGCCGGTGCTAGGTGACGACGGCGTGGACAGCCTCAAACGTATGGGTTTCGAAGCGGTGGACATCGTGCGCGAGCGCATCGAGCGCTACGCCATCGATTGCGACCTGACCTGGGGTTACTGCGATCTGGCAACGAAACAACGGCACGTCGAAGGCTTCGAAGCAGACTATGCCGATCTCCAGCGTCTGGGCTATCCGCACCCATTGAGGCTCCTGCCAAGAGACGCGATGGGCGAAGTCATCGGTTCTGATCGCTACGTGGGCGGTCTGATCGACAGGGGCTCGGGCCATCTTCATCCACTCAACCTGGCATTGGGCGAAGCAGCCGCAGCCCTATCGCTAGGCGTGCAGCTGTACGAACGATCCGCTGTCGAACGGATCGATTACGGGCAGCAGGTTCGGGTTCACACCGCGCAGGGCAGCGTGCGTGCCCGTCAGCTCGTGCTGGCCGGCAATGCTTACTTGGGTTCGCTGAACAAATCACTGGCGGGCAAGGTGCTACCGGCCGGCAGTTACATCATTGCCACCGAGCCGCTTCCCGAGGACGTCAGACAGGAACTGCTGCCGCAGAACATGGCGGTCTGCGATCAGCGAGTGGCGCTGGACTACTTCCGCCTGTCGGCCGATGGCCGGCTGCTATTTGGCGGCGCCTGCCACTACTCCGGACGAGACCCGAGGGACATCGCCGCCTACATGCAACCGAAGATGCTCGAGGTGTTCCCCCGCCTACGAAACACCCGAATCGATTACCAATGGGGCGGCATGATTGGCATCGGCGCCAACCGGCTGCCACAAATTGGACGACTGCCAGACCAGCCCAACGTCTACTACGCCCAGGCCTATGCCGGACACGGCCTGAACGCCACACACCTGGCAGGACGCCTGCTCGGCGAGGCCATCAGTGGTCAGCTCGCGGGACGCTTCGACCTGTTCTCCCGTGTGCCACACCCGACCTTCCCTGGCGGTCAGCGTCTGCGCTCGCCGCTGCTGGCCCTCGGCATGCTCTGGCACCGGCTTAAAGACCAGTTCTGA
- a CDS encoding DUF1080 domain-containing protein — MPHQLDATQWRAWHGDDFPHDCWCVAGDELCAVAGSRRVDLISRQRYRDFILRFEFALPFAGNSGVFCCVDEGADLSWHSGPEMQLLDDRGHPDGREPTTRNGALYGLLRPDIETQIEPEQFIEAALSLHNGEVEHWLDGQRVLRYRLDDPALRERITQSKFKDYPRFAQSFEGHVVLQHHGEAARFRRLSIETPD; from the coding sequence ATGCCCCACCAGCTCGATGCAACCCAATGGCGCGCCTGGCATGGAGACGACTTTCCTCACGATTGCTGGTGTGTTGCAGGCGACGAGCTCTGCGCCGTGGCCGGGTCGCGGCGCGTCGATCTGATATCCCGGCAACGCTACCGGGATTTCATCCTGCGCTTCGAATTCGCCCTGCCCTTTGCCGGCAATTCCGGTGTGTTCTGTTGCGTCGACGAAGGTGCTGATCTCAGCTGGCACAGCGGCCCGGAAATGCAGCTGCTCGATGACCGCGGCCATCCCGATGGCCGCGAACCGACGACCCGCAACGGCGCGCTCTACGGCTTGCTGCGACCTGATATCGAAACGCAGATTGAGCCCGAACAGTTCATCGAAGCGGCGTTGAGCCTTCACAACGGCGAAGTCGAGCACTGGCTGGACGGGCAACGGGTGCTGCGCTACCGGCTCGATGATCCGGCGCTGCGGGAACGCATCACCCAGAGTAAATTCAAAGACTATCCTCGCTTTGCCCAATCCTTCGAAGGCCACGTGGTGCTTCAACACCACGGCGAAGCGGCGCGTTTCCGCCGCCTGTCGATCGAAACACCGGACTGA
- a CDS encoding alpha-amylase, whose protein sequence is MSESFPAPWWKGATIYQIYPRSFADSNGDGIGDLNGVLQHLDHLQQLGVDALWLSPIFRSPMADAGYDISDYCDIDPLFGSLSDIDRLITEAHARGIRVLLDFVPNHTSDEHPWFVESRSSRDNPKRDWYIWRDEPNNWRAALGAGSAWTWDEQTQQYYLHLFLAKQPDLNWRNPEVVEAMHDVLRFWLDRGIDGFRIDVIHCTGKDPIFADDPRCQAGQPLSDFNDQPYSHEVLRGLRKLVDSYPGDRMLVGEVNIRSTERVLQYYGAGDELHLAFNFNPLDAPWDPVLFRTCIRDVQHWLQPAGAWPTWVLSNHDNVRQRSRYQGSEQASRAAAVLLLTLRGTPFIYQGEELGLEDAVITAETRVDPGGRDGCRAPIPWQAEPPHGWDGAAPWLPFPPEADELAAERQTGAVNSIFALYQRLLAARKASPALHHGDFAELPSHPDVLAYHRQQGDDCRLVCINFADHPHAFPQSAHWLVEIASDGVGEGEPFNGNLSAGQALVLRPAES, encoded by the coding sequence ATGAGCGAGTCATTCCCAGCACCCTGGTGGAAAGGCGCCACCATTTATCAGATCTATCCAAGGTCCTTCGCTGACAGCAACGGCGACGGCATTGGCGACCTCAACGGCGTACTGCAGCATCTCGACCATCTGCAGCAGCTCGGCGTCGACGCACTGTGGCTGTCGCCGATCTTCCGCTCGCCGATGGCCGACGCCGGCTACGACATCAGCGATTACTGCGACATCGACCCCCTGTTCGGTTCGCTGAGCGATATTGATCGGCTGATCACCGAAGCCCACGCCCGCGGCATTCGCGTACTGCTTGATTTCGTGCCCAATCACACCTCCGATGAACACCCCTGGTTCGTCGAGTCGCGCAGCTCGCGGGACAACCCGAAGCGCGACTGGTACATCTGGCGTGACGAGCCCAACAACTGGCGTGCCGCGCTGGGCGCCGGCAGCGCCTGGACCTGGGACGAGCAGACCCAGCAGTACTACCTGCACCTGTTCCTCGCCAAGCAGCCGGATCTGAACTGGCGCAACCCCGAAGTGGTGGAGGCGATGCACGACGTGCTGCGCTTCTGGCTCGATCGCGGCATCGACGGTTTTCGCATCGACGTCATCCACTGCACCGGCAAGGATCCGATCTTCGCCGACGACCCGCGCTGCCAGGCCGGCCAACCGCTGTCGGACTTCAACGACCAGCCCTACAGCCACGAAGTGCTGCGCGGATTGCGCAAGCTGGTCGACAGCTACCCCGGCGATCGCATGCTGGTGGGCGAGGTGAATATCCGCTCCACCGAGCGCGTGCTGCAGTACTACGGCGCCGGCGACGAGCTGCACCTGGCCTTCAACTTCAACCCGCTCGACGCGCCCTGGGACCCGGTGCTGTTTCGCACCTGCATCCGCGACGTGCAGCATTGGCTGCAACCGGCCGGCGCCTGGCCCACCTGGGTACTGTCCAACCACGACAACGTGCGCCAGCGCAGCCGCTATCAAGGCTCCGAACAGGCCTCCCGTGCCGCCGCAGTGCTGCTGCTGACCTTGCGTGGTACGCCCTTCATCTATCAGGGCGAGGAGCTGGGGCTGGAAGACGCGGTGATCACTGCCGAGACCCGTGTCGATCCGGGCGGCCGTGACGGTTGCCGGGCGCCGATTCCCTGGCAAGCTGAGCCGCCGCATGGCTGGGACGGCGCTGCACCCTGGCTGCCCTTCCCACCCGAGGCCGACGAACTGGCGGCCGAGCGCCAGACCGGCGCGGTGAATTCGATATTTGCGCTCTACCAGCGCTTGCTCGCCGCGCGCAAGGCCAGCCCGGCGCTGCACCACGGCGATTTCGCAGAGCTGCCATCGCACCCTGATGTTCTGGCCTACCACCGACAGCAGGGCGACGACTGCCGCCTGGTCTGCATCAATTTTGCCGATCACCCACACGCGTTCCCCCAAAGCGCCCATTGGCTGGTGGAGATCGCCAGCGATGGCGTCGGGGAAGGCGAACCCTTTAATGGCAATTTGTCAGCCGGGCAGGCGCTGGTCCTGCGCCCGGCGGAGAGCTGA
- a CDS encoding cytochrome c5 family protein, producing the protein MNLIKKILVAQTAVLALWAVSAQAATNDDIAERLKPVGEVCIQGEECAAAGPAAAAAGGGALSGEEVVGKFCNACHGTGLLNSPKVGDTAAWQARADEKGGLDVLLANAITGINAMPPKGTCASCSDDELMAAIKQMSGL; encoded by the coding sequence GTGAACCTGATTAAGAAGATCCTGGTAGCACAGACTGCCGTATTGGCCCTGTGGGCAGTGAGCGCTCAGGCTGCGACCAACGACGACATCGCCGAGCGCCTCAAGCCGGTAGGCGAAGTGTGTATTCAAGGGGAAGAATGCGCAGCAGCCGGTCCGGCAGCTGCTGCCGCTGGTGGCGGCGCGCTTAGCGGTGAAGAAGTGGTCGGCAAGTTCTGCAACGCCTGCCACGGCACCGGTCTGCTGAACTCGCCGAAGGTCGGCGATACAGCTGCCTGGCAAGCGCGTGCTGATGAGAAGGGTGGTCTCGATGTGCTGTTGGCCAACGCCATCACCGGCATCAACGCCATGCCGCCCAAAGGCACTTGCGCCAGCTGCTCGGATGACGAGCTGATGGCTGCAATCAAGCAGATGTCCGGGCTCTAA
- a CDS encoding glycosidase, which produces MRPLWYRNAVIYQVDPALFRDSNGDGCGDLRGITERLDYIRGLGATAVWIMPCYASPFLDAGYDVTDHLQIAPQFGDLADMVALLEKAEELGLHVIVELLVQHTSSEHKWFQEARRDRNSPYRDYYIWADEPDTSMAPIFPTVEDSIWTWDEEAGQYYRHLFYKHEPDLDLANPRVIHEIERIMSFWLRLGVSGFRIDAAVHMVRQAGGGDLKKGYWLLEHMRDFVTMRRPETVLLGEIDTDPEKYVEYFGDEADRVTLLLDFWTNNHLFLALARQQAEPLVRALNSQPLPPSHSQYALWIRNHDELSLDRLKEDERNEVMDTFAPDPKMRAYNRGIRRRLAPMLDGDERRIAATHALLFSLPGTPIIRYGEEIGMGDDMERPERQAVRTPMQWSNEPNAGFSCTTGELAAPLIDEGPFAYEKINVFAQTLRSDSLMARTGNMIRTRVGLREIGIGKRQTVHVEDPAVFAIRHDNGSSVLMLVNLADKETTVEITADDLQDMVDVLADSNYDQPEGSPLKIRLGPYGYRWLRRKQQLFG; this is translated from the coding sequence ATGCGTCCACTCTGGTATCGCAACGCGGTGATCTATCAGGTCGATCCCGCACTCTTCCGTGACAGCAACGGCGACGGCTGCGGCGACTTGCGCGGCATCACTGAACGACTGGACTACATCCGCGGCCTAGGGGCCACCGCCGTCTGGATCATGCCCTGCTACGCTTCGCCGTTCCTCGACGCCGGCTACGACGTCACCGACCACCTGCAGATCGCCCCGCAATTCGGTGATCTGGCTGACATGGTGGCGCTGCTGGAAAAGGCCGAGGAGCTCGGCCTACACGTGATCGTCGAACTGCTGGTGCAACACACCTCCAGCGAGCACAAATGGTTCCAGGAGGCGCGCCGCGACCGAAATTCGCCGTACCGCGACTACTACATCTGGGCAGATGAGCCGGACACTTCGATGGCGCCGATCTTTCCGACGGTCGAAGACAGTATCTGGACCTGGGATGAGGAAGCCGGCCAGTACTACCGCCACCTGTTCTACAAGCACGAGCCGGACCTGGACCTCGCCAACCCGCGGGTCATTCACGAAATCGAGCGGATCATGTCGTTCTGGCTGCGCCTGGGTGTGTCCGGCTTTCGCATCGATGCGGCGGTACACATGGTGCGCCAGGCCGGTGGTGGGGATCTGAAAAAGGGCTACTGGCTGCTGGAACACATGCGCGACTTCGTCACCATGCGCCGCCCGGAAACCGTACTGCTCGGCGAGATCGACACCGACCCGGAAAAGTATGTCGAGTACTTCGGGGACGAGGCGGACCGCGTCACCCTGCTGCTGGATTTCTGGACCAACAACCACCTCTTCCTGGCGCTGGCCCGGCAACAGGCCGAACCGCTGGTTCGCGCCTTGAACAGCCAACCGCTGCCACCCAGCCATTCGCAGTACGCACTGTGGATTCGCAACCATGACGAGCTGAGCCTGGATCGGCTGAAAGAAGATGAGCGCAACGAGGTCATGGACACCTTTGCCCCCGATCCGAAGATGCGCGCGTATAACCGCGGCATTCGGCGGCGGCTCGCGCCGATGCTCGATGGCGATGAGCGCCGAATCGCTGCCACGCATGCGTTACTGTTTTCGCTGCCGGGCACACCGATCATCCGCTATGGCGAGGAAATCGGCATGGGCGACGACATGGAGCGCCCCGAGCGCCAGGCCGTGCGCACTCCGATGCAGTGGTCCAACGAGCCCAACGCCGGGTTTTCCTGCACCACCGGCGAGCTGGCGGCGCCCCTGATCGATGAAGGCCCCTTCGCCTACGAAAAGATCAATGTATTCGCCCAGACCCTGCGCAGCGATTCACTGATGGCCCGCACCGGCAACATGATCCGCACGCGGGTCGGGCTGCGTGAAATAGGTATCGGCAAGCGGCAGACGGTGCATGTCGAGGATCCGGCGGTGTTCGCCATCCGCCACGACAATGGCTCCAGCGTGCTTATGCTGGTCAACCTGGCCGACAAGGAAACCACAGTGGAAATCACCGCTGACGATCTGCAGGACATGGTCGATGTGCTCGCCGACAGCAACTACGATCAGCCCGAAGGCTCGCCGCTGAAAATCCGCCTCGGGCCGTACGGCTACCGTTGGCTGCGGCGCAAACAGCAACTGTTCGGGTAA
- a CDS encoding xanthine phosphoribosyltransferase, translating to MEQLKQKIRNEGIVLSDRVLKVDAFLNHQIDPVLMQQIGQEFARRFRDEKITKIVTIEASGIAPAIMAGLELGVPVIFARKHQSLTLTDHLLTASVYSFTKQVESTIAISTNHLSPNDRVLVIDDFLANGKAAKGLISIIQQAGASIAGLGIVIEKSFQAGRQELEEAGFRVESLARVAALSDGQVVFVE from the coding sequence GTGGAACAGCTGAAACAGAAGATCCGCAATGAAGGCATCGTACTCTCCGACCGCGTACTGAAGGTCGATGCTTTCCTGAATCATCAGATCGACCCTGTGCTGATGCAGCAGATCGGCCAGGAATTCGCTCGCCGGTTCCGCGACGAGAAGATCACCAAGATCGTCACCATCGAAGCCTCGGGCATCGCGCCAGCGATCATGGCGGGCCTGGAGCTGGGCGTGCCGGTCATTTTTGCCCGCAAGCATCAGTCGCTGACCCTGACCGATCACCTGTTGACGGCCTCGGTGTACTCCTTCACCAAGCAGGTCGAGAGCACCATCGCGATTTCCACCAATCACCTGTCGCCAAACGACCGGGTGCTGGTCATCGACGATTTCCTGGCCAACGGTAAAGCGGCCAAGGGACTGATTTCGATCATTCAGCAGGCCGGCGCGAGCATCGCCGGGCTTGGCATCGTCATCGAGAAGTCCTTCCAGGCCGGCCGGCAGGAACTTGAAGAAGCGGGCTTCCGGGTTGAATCCCTGGCTCGCGTGGCCGCCCTCAGCGACGGGCAGGTGGTGTTCGTGGAGTAA
- a CDS encoding D-amino acid dehydrogenase small subunit (catalyzes the oxidative deamination of D-amino acids) yields the protein MRVLVMGSGVIGTTSAYYLARAGFEVVVVDRQPAVAMETSFANAGQVSPGYASPWAAPGVPLKAMKWLMQRHAPLAIKLTGDIQQYLWMAQMLRNCTAARYAVNKERMVRLSEYSRDCLDELRAETGIDYEGRQCGTTQLFRTQAQLDNAAKDIAVLDASGVPYELLDRAGIAHAEPALAKVSDKLSGALRLPNDQTGDCQMFTTKLAEMARELGVEFRFNQDIQRLQFAGDQLEGVWINGKLEKADRYVLALGSYSPQMLKPLGIRAPVYPLKGYSLTVPISDPAMAPVSTVLDETYKVAITRFDQRIRVGGMAEIAGHDLSLNPRRRETLEMVVGDLFPQGGDPSTAELWTGLRPATPDGTPIIGGTPYRNLYLNTGHGTLGWTMACGSGRLLADMLAKKRTQISTDGLDISRYGTQKESHKHAHTAPAH from the coding sequence ATGCGTGTTCTGGTAATGGGAAGCGGCGTGATCGGTACCACCAGTGCCTACTATCTGGCGCGGGCTGGCTTCGAGGTCGTGGTGGTTGACCGTCAGCCAGCCGTGGCGATGGAGACGAGCTTCGCCAATGCCGGCCAGGTTTCCCCCGGTTACGCGTCGCCCTGGGCCGCGCCTGGCGTACCCTTGAAGGCCATGAAATGGCTGATGCAACGCCATGCCCCGCTTGCCATCAAGCTCACTGGCGACATTCAGCAATACCTGTGGATGGCGCAGATGCTGCGCAACTGCACGGCGGCGCGCTACGCGGTGAACAAGGAGCGCATGGTGCGGCTGTCCGAATACAGCCGCGATTGCCTTGATGAGCTGCGCGCTGAAACCGGTATCGATTACGAAGGCCGGCAGTGCGGCACGACCCAACTGTTCCGCACCCAGGCACAGCTCGATAACGCCGCCAAGGACATCGCCGTGCTGGATGCTTCCGGCGTGCCCTATGAACTGCTCGATCGCGCCGGCATCGCACACGCCGAGCCGGCGCTGGCGAAGGTATCGGACAAGCTCAGTGGTGCGCTTCGCCTGCCTAATGACCAGACCGGCGATTGCCAGATGTTCACCACCAAGCTCGCCGAAATGGCCCGCGAGCTGGGCGTCGAGTTCCGTTTTAACCAGGACATCCAGCGGCTGCAGTTTGCGGGTGACCAGCTTGAAGGCGTCTGGATCAATGGCAAGCTGGAAAAGGCCGATCGCTATGTGCTGGCGCTGGGCAGCTACAGCCCGCAGATGCTCAAGCCGCTCGGCATCCGCGCGCCGGTGTATCCGCTCAAGGGCTATTCATTGACCGTACCGATCAGCGACCCCGCGATGGCGCCGGTTTCCACCGTGCTCGACGAGACCTACAAGGTCGCCATTACCCGTTTTGACCAGCGCATCCGGGTGGGCGGCATGGCCGAAATTGCAGGCCATGACCTTTCGCTCAATCCGCGCCGGCGAGAAACGCTGGAAATGGTCGTCGGCGATCTGTTCCCGCAGGGTGGCGATCCGAGTACGGCCGAACTCTGGACCGGCCTGCGCCCGGCCACGCCGGATGGAACGCCGATCATTGGCGGCACACCCTATCGCAACCTGTACTTGAACACCGGGCACGGTACCCTGGGCTGGACCATGGCCTGTGGTTCTGGTCGCTTGCTGGCGGACATGCTGGCGAAAAAGCGCACGCAGATCAGTACCGACGGCCTCGATATTTCCCGCTATGGCACCCAAAAGGAATCGCACAAGCATGCCCATACAGCGCCTGCACACTAA
- a CDS encoding DNA-binding protein has translation MPSSAPHPEQLHFSSDGRTPNSSHPVLVYRQLPLADSDYASAFENLFNSHLWPAQWRAGVYDYHHFHSTAHEVLGVSRGSARLMLGGEQGQEVEVRAGDALVLPAGTGHCQLSASNDFEVVGGYPVEQQYDLLRPDEASHDEAQARAQRVSVPVSDPVAGTQGALVDLWRKE, from the coding sequence ATGCCCAGTTCCGCCCCGCATCCCGAGCAATTGCATTTTTCCAGCGACGGTCGTACGCCGAACAGCTCGCATCCGGTGCTGGTGTACCGGCAGTTGCCGCTGGCTGATAGCGACTACGCCAGCGCGTTCGAAAATCTGTTCAATAGCCATCTGTGGCCGGCCCAATGGCGTGCGGGTGTGTACGACTATCACCACTTTCATTCGACCGCTCATGAGGTGCTCGGCGTTTCGCGGGGTTCGGCGCGGCTGATGCTCGGTGGCGAGCAGGGGCAGGAAGTCGAGGTGCGCGCTGGCGACGCGCTGGTGCTGCCGGCCGGCACCGGTCATTGCCAGCTCAGCGCCAGCAATGATTTCGAAGTGGTGGGCGGTTACCCGGTCGAGCAGCAGTACGATCTGCTGCGCCCGGATGAAGCCAGCCATGATGAGGCACAGGCGCGCGCTCAGCGGGTCAGCGTACCGGTGAGCGATCCGGTTGCCGGCACGCAGGGCGCGTTGGTTGATCTGTGGCGTAAGGAATAA
- a CDS encoding cupin domain-containing protein — protein sequence MDVGVRLQTIRKLKGLSQRELAKRAGVTNSTISMIEKNSVSPSISSLKKVLSGIPMSLVEFFSPDFEQDSDTQVVYKAGELIDISDGAVSMKLVGKAHPGRAIAFLAETYPPGSDTGTDMLAHQGEEAGMLVEGRLELTVSGQTYLLETGDSYYFESSKPHRFRNPFDAPAKLISATTPANF from the coding sequence TTGGACGTTGGCGTTCGACTGCAAACCATCCGCAAACTCAAGGGCCTGTCCCAACGCGAACTCGCCAAACGTGCGGGCGTCACCAACAGCACGATCTCCATGATCGAGAAAAACAGCGTCAGCCCGTCAATCAGTTCGTTGAAGAAGGTGCTGAGCGGGATTCCAATGTCATTGGTCGAGTTTTTCTCGCCTGATTTCGAGCAGGACAGCGATACCCAGGTGGTCTACAAGGCCGGCGAGCTGATCGATATTTCCGACGGTGCGGTGAGCATGAAGCTGGTCGGCAAAGCGCACCCGGGTCGCGCCATCGCATTTCTCGCCGAAACCTATCCGCCTGGCTCCGATACCGGCACCGATATGCTGGCGCACCAGGGCGAAGAGGCTGGCATGCTGGTCGAGGGACGCCTAGAGCTGACGGTGAGCGGCCAGACCTATTTGCTGGAAACAGGCGACAGTTACTACTTCGAGAGCAGCAAGCCGCATCGCTTTCGTAATCCGTTCGATGCGCCGGCCAAGCTGATCAGCGCGACCACGCCGGCCAACTTCTGA
- a CDS encoding AsnC family transcriptional regulator produces the protein MRTKHQTRRELDKIDRQILRLLQAEGRMPFTELGERIGLSTTPCTERVRRLEREGIIMGYTARLNPQHLKGGLLVFVEISLAYKSGDIFEEFRRAVLKLPHVLECHLVSGDFDYLIKARISEMASYRKLLGDILLKLPHVRESKSYIVMEEVKESLELPVPE, from the coding sequence ATGCGCACTAAGCATCAAACCCGCCGCGAGCTGGACAAGATCGACCGCCAGATCCTTCGCCTGCTGCAGGCCGAAGGACGCATGCCATTTACCGAACTGGGCGAGCGTATCGGCCTGTCGACCACCCCGTGTACGGAGCGCGTTCGACGTCTGGAGCGCGAAGGCATCATCATGGGCTACACAGCGAGGCTGAACCCGCAGCATCTGAAAGGCGGATTGCTGGTGTTCGTCGAGATCAGCCTGGCCTACAAGTCAGGCGACATCTTCGAAGAGTTTCGCCGTGCCGTGCTCAAGCTGCCTCATGTGCTGGAGTGCCATCTGGTTTCGGGGGACTTTGACTACCTGATCAAGGCGCGGATATCGGAAATGGCCTCCTACCGCAAGTTGCTCGGCGACATCCTGCTCAAGTTGCCGCATGTACGTGAGTCGAAAAGCTACATCGTGATGGAAGAAGTCAAAGAATCGTTGGAACTGCCGGTGCCGGAGTAG
- a CDS encoding phospholipase: protein MHLLLVAVLFLVGCAGQITPAPTSYALPNQNSALTQQVEALAAKQPAGTSGFRLLSDSADAFSARIQMIRQARASLDVQYYIVHDGLSTRALIEEVVRAADRGVRVRLLLDDTTSDGSDYQIATLAAHPNILIRVFNPLHIGRSTVITRSLGRLLNLSQQHRRMHNKLMLADSSLAIVGGRNLGDEYFDADQSFNFTDIDLLAAGPVAEQLAVSFDQYWNHTLSVPIQQFLRHPPNKEELELARRDITRYLQAERQKDERRYQHLMGGLQEPSPREWLADLIWAPGEALWDHPDKIEAPGIPDESLLLTTQLQPSMDGVRRSLTLISAYFVPTEQGAEYLAGHARNGVAVQVLTNSLEATDVPAVHGGYAPYRADLLKAGVRLFELRRQPDQETRFSISGDSESSLHSKAAVFDQERVFLGSLNFDPRSVLWNTEVGILIDSPELAREVHKLSQEGTSPAVSYEVRLIERNGLRRLIWIAEDDGQRKVLLHEPGGAWRRFNAWFSRVIGLERML from the coding sequence CTGCACCTGCTCCTTGTGGCAGTGCTATTCCTGGTTGGCTGTGCCGGCCAGATTACACCCGCCCCAACGTCTTACGCGCTGCCCAACCAGAACTCGGCACTGACCCAGCAAGTCGAGGCGCTGGCGGCCAAGCAGCCTGCGGGCACCTCCGGATTTCGCCTGCTGTCCGACAGTGCCGACGCCTTTTCGGCGCGTATCCAGATGATTCGCCAGGCCAGGGCGAGTCTCGACGTGCAGTACTACATCGTCCACGATGGCTTGAGCACCCGCGCGCTTATAGAAGAGGTGGTGCGTGCGGCGGACCGCGGCGTCAGGGTACGGCTGCTGCTTGATGACACCACGAGCGACGGTAGCGACTACCAGATCGCCACTCTGGCGGCACACCCGAACATCCTGATCCGCGTCTTCAACCCCTTGCATATCGGCCGCAGCACCGTGATTACCCGTTCGCTCGGGCGGTTGCTCAACCTATCCCAACAACACCGCCGCATGCACAACAAGCTGATGCTGGCCGACAGCAGCCTGGCCATCGTCGGCGGGCGCAACCTGGGCGATGAATACTTCGATGCCGATCAGAGTTTCAACTTCACTGACATCGATCTACTCGCCGCCGGCCCGGTTGCCGAGCAATTGGCGGTCAGCTTCGACCAGTACTGGAACCACACGCTGAGCGTGCCGATCCAGCAGTTCTTGCGTCATCCGCCCAACAAGGAGGAGCTTGAACTGGCGCGCCGCGATATCACCCGCTACCTCCAAGCCGAACGACAAAAGGACGAGCGCCGCTATCAGCATTTGATGGGCGGGCTGCAGGAGCCATCTCCGCGCGAATGGCTGGCCGACCTGATATGGGCGCCTGGCGAAGCGCTTTGGGATCACCCCGACAAGATCGAAGCACCCGGCATTCCAGATGAAAGTTTGCTGCTAACCACTCAGCTGCAGCCGAGCATGGACGGCGTGCGACGATCCCTGACGCTGATCTCCGCTTATTTCGTGCCAACTGAACAAGGTGCTGAATACCTCGCCGGACACGCCAGAAACGGCGTTGCGGTACAGGTCTTGACCAATTCTCTGGAGGCCACCGACGTGCCGGCCGTGCATGGCGGCTATGCGCCCTATCGGGCCGATCTGCTGAAAGCGGGAGTGAGATTGTTCGAGTTGCGCCGACAACCGGACCAGGAGACCCGCTTCAGTATCAGTGGCGACTCCGAATCCAGCCTGCACAGCAAGGCAGCGGTGTTCGACCAGGAGCGGGTCTTTCTCGGCTCGCTGAACTTCGACCCTCGCTCAGTGCTGTGGAACACCGAAGTCGGCATCCTTATCGACAGTCCGGAATTGGCTCGCGAGGTGCACAAGCTTTCGCAGGAGGGCACTTCGCCTGCCGTCAGCTATGAAGTGCGACTGATCGAGCGCAACGGCTTGCGGCGGTTGATCTGGATCGCCGAGGATGACGGGCAGCGAAAGGTATTGCTGCACGAACCGGGCGGTGCTTGGCGACGGTTCAATGCCTGGTTCAGCCGGGTGATAGGCCTCGAGCGGATGCTCTGA